A single window of Nocardioides kongjuensis DNA harbors:
- the nthB gene encoding nitrile hydratase subunit beta has product MNGVFDLGGTDGLGPTEASPSEPPFFHDWERVVFTMQLSCMIGGWFGLDSFRHGIELMDPVTYLNSSYYEHWLHSFEHHGIAKGHIDPDELDRRTQYFLDHPDAALPVHEPKPQLIEIVDALSTHGAPASRPTEAPIGFAVGDVVRVRGIAPLGHTRLARYVRGKVGTVVAYRGSFVFPDSAGNDRGEDPHHLYTIRLEGTELWGEEYADPRTSSTFDVWEPYIELVRESEGAGT; this is encoded by the coding sequence ATGAACGGAGTATTCGACCTTGGCGGGACCGATGGCCTCGGGCCGACCGAGGCATCCCCTTCAGAACCGCCGTTCTTCCATGACTGGGAGCGGGTCGTCTTCACCATGCAGCTGTCCTGCATGATCGGCGGCTGGTTTGGCCTGGATTCCTTCCGGCACGGCATCGAGCTGATGGACCCCGTGACCTATCTCAACTCGTCGTACTACGAGCACTGGCTCCATTCGTTTGAGCATCACGGCATCGCCAAGGGTCACATCGACCCCGACGAGCTGGACCGTCGGACGCAGTACTTCCTGGACCACCCGGACGCGGCGCTCCCGGTCCATGAGCCGAAGCCGCAGCTGATCGAGATCGTCGATGCGCTCTCGACGCACGGTGCCCCGGCGTCGCGACCGACCGAGGCGCCGATCGGCTTTGCGGTGGGCGACGTCGTCCGGGTCCGTGGCATCGCACCCCTGGGCCACACGCGCCTGGCCCGCTACGTCCGCGGCAAGGTCGGGACGGTCGTTGCGTACCGCGGCTCGTTCGTGTTCCCAGACTCGGCCGGCAACGACCGTGGTGAGGATCCGCACCACCTCTACACGATCCGGCTCGAGGGCACCGAGCTATGGGGCGAGGAATACGCCGATCCCCGGACCTCCTCGACGTTCGACGTCTGGGAACCCTACATCGAGCTGGTGCGAGAGAGCGAAGGAGCGGGAACATGA
- a CDS encoding GlxA family transcriptional regulator, with the protein MRIVVHAFDGITMFHLAAPLLVFGEVSRLGLAEGWTPVVWTEDGHGIRTAEGLRVEAVAGPDVVEDADLVVMPSWPSDLPPTDAVLADRIRAAQARGSHIAGLCLGAFPVVDSGVLDGRDVVTHWGAVEELAKRRPDVTVTPAALYRDHGDVLTSAGTASAIDACLSIVRSQLGSTAAATVARHLVVAPHREGDQAQYVDRPIPAAGGVGDLGTTIDWALAHLDERLSVDDLAAHARMSRRNFTRRFAEVTGTTPARWVLTRRLDEARRLLETTTWPISRIAEECGFSSVVTFRQNFTTAFATTPTSYRRRFAPAGP; encoded by the coding sequence ATGCGCATCGTCGTGCACGCCTTCGACGGCATAACCATGTTCCACCTTGCCGCTCCGCTGCTGGTTTTCGGCGAGGTCAGCCGCCTCGGTCTGGCCGAAGGATGGACTCCCGTCGTGTGGACCGAGGACGGGCACGGCATCCGGACCGCCGAGGGGCTCCGCGTCGAAGCCGTCGCAGGACCCGACGTCGTCGAGGACGCCGACCTCGTGGTGATGCCGTCGTGGCCGAGCGACCTCCCGCCAACCGACGCGGTCCTGGCCGACAGGATCCGCGCCGCGCAGGCGCGGGGCAGCCACATCGCAGGGCTGTGCCTCGGAGCCTTCCCCGTCGTGGACAGCGGGGTCCTCGACGGAAGGGATGTCGTCACCCACTGGGGCGCGGTCGAAGAGCTCGCCAAGCGACGCCCGGATGTGACCGTCACGCCGGCAGCGCTCTATCGGGACCACGGCGACGTCCTCACATCCGCCGGCACGGCGTCGGCAATCGACGCGTGTTTGTCGATCGTGCGCTCGCAGCTCGGATCGACCGCGGCAGCCACCGTCGCTCGCCATCTCGTCGTCGCGCCCCACCGCGAAGGCGACCAGGCTCAGTACGTCGACCGCCCCATACCGGCGGCGGGGGGCGTGGGCGACCTCGGAACCACAATCGACTGGGCCCTCGCCCACCTCGATGAGCGACTCTCGGTCGACGACCTGGCAGCCCACGCCCGGATGAGCCGGCGCAACTTCACGCGCCGATTCGCGGAGGTCACCGGCACAACACCAGCACGATGGGTCCTCACTCGTCGTCTCGACGAAGCTCGCCGCCTCCTCGAGACGACGACCTGGCCGATCTCCCGCATCGCAGAAGAGTGCGGCTTCAGCAGCGTCGTGACCTTCCGGCAGAACTTCACTACGGCGTTCGCGACGACGCCGACTTCCTATCGACGGCGATTCGCGCCAGCTGGACCATAG
- a CDS encoding CbtA family protein: MDGMHSACRATDTVAATSWGLRLRCGAVAGAAGGLASVVVLWLMVEPVIGRAILLEEEMHGRHEAGGAHDHGATVTRLQQQIGGTITVLVVGVLLGLAFAVIYARVQHRFSEETDRGRALSLAALAFTVVAAVPSVMVPANPPGIGSSDTVGRRTLIYLLIILVGVLFVGVVFALHRAAVDRGIAPEGRWLLTAAAVAIGALVVFSVPHVEERVPSAIPADLVWDFRVGSLVQTAALWTTMGIVHGVLLHRERERESVSLMARAR; the protein is encoded by the coding sequence ATGGACGGCATGCACTCGGCGTGCCGTGCGACTGACACCGTGGCTGCGACGTCCTGGGGGCTGCGCCTCAGGTGTGGTGCGGTCGCGGGAGCAGCGGGCGGCCTAGCGTCTGTCGTGGTGCTCTGGCTGATGGTCGAACCGGTCATCGGCCGAGCCATCCTGCTCGAGGAGGAGATGCACGGCCGGCACGAGGCCGGGGGTGCTCACGACCACGGCGCCACGGTGACGCGCCTGCAGCAGCAGATCGGGGGCACGATCACCGTTCTCGTCGTTGGCGTGCTCCTCGGACTTGCATTCGCCGTGATCTACGCGCGTGTGCAGCACCGCTTCTCTGAGGAGACGGATCGGGGAAGGGCGCTGAGCCTCGCGGCGCTGGCGTTCACCGTCGTCGCTGCCGTGCCGAGCGTGATGGTGCCGGCTAATCCGCCCGGGATCGGCAGCTCGGACACCGTGGGCCGGCGGACGCTGATATATCTGTTGATCATCTTGGTCGGCGTGCTCTTCGTCGGAGTCGTATTCGCGCTCCATCGGGCAGCGGTCGACAGGGGCATCGCGCCGGAGGGGCGCTGGCTCCTGACTGCAGCGGCGGTCGCGATCGGCGCCTTGGTCGTCTTTTCGGTGCCGCACGTCGAGGAGCGAGTGCCTTCGGCAATTCCTGCTGATCTCGTCTGGGACTTCCGTGTCGGATCGCTGGTGCAGACGGCCGCCCTGTGGACGACGATGGGGATCGTTCATGGCGTGTTGCTGCATCGCGAACGAGAGCGTGAGTCGGTGAGCTTGATGGCTCGGGCTCGATGA
- the nthA gene encoding nitrile hydratase subunit alpha produces MSEADRTSEAIAARVKALESMLIEQGLLTTEMIDRYVDIYENEVGPQLGAKAVAKAWADPEFKERLLEDGTAACAELGIGGGQGEHMVVLEDTDEVHHAIVCTLCSCYPWPVLGLPPNWYKEPQYRSRMVRAPRQVLAEDFGYEIPETREIRVWDSSSEIRYWVLPQRPPGTEGWSEEQLAGLVTRDSMIGVAPIEAVS; encoded by the coding sequence ATGAGCGAAGCCGACCGCACGTCGGAGGCGATCGCGGCGCGGGTGAAGGCCCTGGAGTCGATGCTGATCGAGCAGGGCCTGCTGACCACCGAGATGATCGACCGCTACGTCGACATCTACGAGAACGAGGTCGGCCCGCAACTCGGCGCGAAGGCGGTGGCGAAGGCCTGGGCCGATCCGGAGTTCAAGGAGCGGCTCCTTGAGGACGGGACTGCGGCCTGCGCCGAGCTGGGCATCGGTGGGGGGCAGGGCGAGCACATGGTGGTGCTCGAGGACACCGATGAGGTGCACCACGCCATCGTCTGCACGCTGTGCTCCTGCTACCCGTGGCCCGTCCTTGGCCTGCCGCCCAACTGGTATAAGGAGCCGCAGTATCGCTCGCGCATGGTCCGAGCGCCGCGACAGGTGCTGGCCGAGGACTTCGGATACGAGATCCCAGAAACCAGGGAGATCCGCGTCTGGGACTCCAGCTCCGAGATCCGCTACTGGGTGCTGCCCCAGCGTCCGCCGGGTACCGAGGGGTGGTCGGAGGAACAGCTCGCCGGGTTGGTCACCCGCGACTCGATGATCGGCGTCGCTCCCATCGAGGCAGTGTCATGA
- a CDS encoding thioesterase family protein, giving the protein MWMSLQGAAPAVPDGPERSDAVRRAVQLRWADVDALGHVNNVAYAAYFEDAHRAFLEDGLAVTRQAVTYLRPLMFGTGATIATRAWVDPSPQEPVVLAELCEEGTGSPRVHARSRAVLGSPPSRSQGERPSVAPIVVERGHHLRVAVRVADLSPRGDVADTAVFEFLQEARIALMAEMDLEPTSTVVAQKDVHFHRPAPEHWESVEMWSWVSRIGNRSMAIDSVVASGATIVARGSSTLVFFDARAQRSVTPPESVTRALRSWQL; this is encoded by the coding sequence ATGTGGATGTCGTTGCAAGGAGCCGCACCGGCGGTGCCGGATGGTCCTGAACGGTCGGACGCGGTGCGGCGGGCGGTGCAGCTCCGGTGGGCCGACGTCGACGCGCTGGGGCATGTCAACAACGTCGCGTACGCCGCCTACTTCGAGGACGCGCATCGCGCCTTCCTCGAGGATGGCCTGGCGGTGACGCGGCAGGCCGTCACCTATCTCAGGCCCCTCATGTTCGGCACCGGCGCGACCATCGCGACCCGCGCCTGGGTCGACCCGAGCCCTCAGGAACCGGTCGTCCTGGCCGAGCTGTGCGAGGAAGGGACCGGGAGCCCGCGTGTGCATGCCAGGTCGAGAGCCGTCCTGGGTTCCCCGCCATCACGGAGCCAGGGGGAGCGGCCCTCGGTGGCCCCGATCGTGGTCGAACGCGGTCATCACCTGCGGGTCGCCGTCCGTGTGGCGGACCTGTCGCCGCGGGGGGACGTGGCGGATACCGCGGTCTTCGAGTTCCTTCAGGAGGCGCGGATCGCGCTGATGGCGGAGATGGACCTCGAGCCGACCTCCACCGTGGTCGCCCAGAAGGACGTCCATTTCCACCGCCCCGCTCCCGAGCACTGGGAGTCCGTGGAGATGTGGAGCTGGGTGTCCCGGATCGGCAACCGCTCGATGGCCATCGACTCGGTGGTGGCAAGCGGCGCCACGATCGTGGCCAGGGGAAGCTCCACCCTGGTGTTCTTCGACGCCCGCGCGCAGCGGTCGGTGACGCCGCCCGAGAGCGTGACGCGGGCGCTGCGCTCCTGGCAGCTCTGA
- a CDS encoding CbtB domain-containing protein, which yields MNIESTPLAHRPTPSAVPLWASALAAVALLAVFLILQGNDSLLSAEMDSWLHEVTHDGRHALGVPCD from the coding sequence GTGAACATCGAATCCACCCCCCTCGCCCATCGTCCCACCCCGTCGGCCGTGCCGCTCTGGGCCTCGGCACTCGCGGCCGTGGCGCTGCTTGCCGTGTTCTTGATCCTCCAGGGGAACGACTCTCTCCTCTCTGCCGAGATGGACTCGTGGCTGCACGAGGTCACGCACGATGGACGGCATGCACTCGGCGTGCCGTGCGACTGA
- a CDS encoding nuclear transport factor 2 family protein, with amino-acid sequence MVNGELVAVPVRFTGRRDGASMDMTGVDLLTVRDGKIVEVHLFSENGVAEDQFWGRP; translated from the coding sequence ATGGTCAACGGCGAGCTGGTTGCTGTGCCTGTGCGCTTCACCGGCCGCCGCGATGGGGCGTCGATGGACATGACCGGAGTGGACCTGCTTACTGTCCGTGACGGCAAGATCGTCGAGGTGCACCTGTTCTCCGAGAACGGCGTAGCCGAGGACCAGTTCTGGGGACGTCCCTGA
- a CDS encoding NAD-dependent succinate-semialdehyde dehydrogenase codes for MSEQRYAVVDPATGEEVRAYPTATDDDVMAAVANASEAYETWARDAAVSDRAKCTRRAAELHTERRDELAAIISREMGKPLDQALMEVDFSASIFAYYAANAEAFLADEEIPVQWGGGSALIQRQPLGVLLGIMPWNFPVYQVARFAAPNLVAGNTIVLKHAPQCPESAAALAQLFADAGFPAGAYNNIYATNAQIEAVIADRRVQGVSLTGSERAGAAVAEIAGRHLKKVVLELGGSDPFIVLSTDDMDATVDAAVMARVANGGQACNAGKRMIVHEDLYDDFVTKFSARLTAMPAAPLSSGAAAERLEEQVSQAVADGATLAGAEEQGGAWFAPGVLTGVESSAVAREELFGPVAMVFKVRDEAEAIRVANDTDYGLGSYIFTTDAEQARRVATRLDAGMVFVNGVNAMGPEMPFGGVKRSGFGRELGRLGIEEFLNRKMIRIVR; via the coding sequence ATGTCTGAGCAACGCTATGCCGTGGTCGACCCCGCAACGGGCGAGGAGGTCCGCGCCTATCCGACGGCCACCGACGACGACGTGATGGCAGCCGTGGCGAACGCGTCCGAGGCCTACGAGACCTGGGCGCGCGACGCCGCCGTCAGCGACCGGGCGAAGTGCACGCGGCGCGCCGCCGAGCTCCACACGGAGCGGCGGGACGAGCTCGCGGCCATCATCAGCCGCGAGATGGGAAAGCCGCTCGACCAGGCGCTCATGGAGGTCGACTTCAGCGCCAGCATCTTCGCCTACTACGCGGCGAACGCAGAGGCCTTCCTCGCCGACGAGGAGATCCCGGTCCAGTGGGGCGGCGGCTCCGCCCTCATCCAGCGGCAGCCGCTCGGAGTGCTGCTCGGCATCATGCCGTGGAACTTTCCCGTCTATCAGGTCGCCCGCTTCGCCGCGCCGAACCTGGTGGCCGGCAACACGATCGTCCTCAAGCACGCCCCACAGTGCCCGGAGTCCGCCGCCGCGCTGGCCCAGCTCTTCGCCGACGCCGGCTTCCCGGCCGGCGCGTACAACAACATCTACGCGACGAACGCCCAGATCGAGGCCGTGATCGCCGACCGCCGCGTCCAGGGTGTGTCGCTGACCGGATCCGAGCGGGCCGGCGCGGCAGTCGCCGAGATCGCCGGCCGGCACCTGAAGAAGGTCGTCCTCGAGCTCGGTGGTTCCGACCCGTTCATCGTGCTCAGCACCGATGACATGGACGCAACCGTGGACGCGGCCGTGATGGCACGTGTGGCCAACGGCGGCCAGGCGTGCAACGCAGGCAAGCGCATGATCGTCCACGAGGACCTGTACGACGATTTTGTGACGAAGTTCAGTGCACGGCTGACGGCGATGCCCGCGGCGCCGTTGTCGTCCGGTGCTGCGGCGGAGCGGTTGGAGGAGCAGGTGTCGCAGGCCGTCGCTGACGGCGCGACCCTCGCCGGCGCCGAGGAGCAGGGAGGTGCCTGGTTCGCCCCCGGTGTGCTCACGGGCGTCGAGAGCAGCGCCGTCGCTCGCGAAGAGCTGTTCGGGCCGGTCGCAATGGTGTTCAAGGTTCGAGACGAGGCGGAGGCGATCCGGGTCGCGAACGACACCGACTACGGACTCGGCTCCTACATCTTCACCACGGACGCCGAGCAGGCGCGTCGGGTCGCGACCCGGCTGGACGCCGGCATGGTCTTCGTCAACGGGGTCAACGCGATGGGACCCGAGATGCCCTTCGGTGGTGTCAAGCGATCGGGCTTCGGCCGTGAGCTTGGCCGGCTCGGCATCGAGGAGTTCCTGAACCGGAAGATGATCCGGATCGTCCGCTGA
- a CDS encoding acyl-CoA dehydrogenase family protein, which yields MRREIYDSDHEAFRKSVREFMERSVIPNLDSYVENKAFPRELWLAAGEQGLLGLGIPEEYGGSGAEDFRFAAVLGEETSKVVAALNSCWGIHSDTVVPYFVELGTEEQKKRWLPGIASGEILCAIGMTEPSGGSDLAALKTTAVRDGDEWVINGSKTFITNGYSADLVLVAAKTSPDKKARGISLFAVETTKEGFSRGRKLDKVGQEESDTAELFFDNVRVTDAELIGELDHGFIHMMQWLPQERLGSAISNVAHAKQILEETLVYTKEREAFGQPVGTFQHNKFLLAELFTQIEVAEAYVDKCVMAHVRGELTAIDAAKAKWWAAQAQSEVLDRCVQLHGGYGFMNEYRVGRAWRDARITKIWAGSNEIMKELIGRDLGL from the coding sequence GTGAGACGCGAGATCTACGACAGTGACCACGAGGCGTTCCGGAAGTCCGTCCGGGAATTCATGGAGCGCTCGGTCATTCCGAATCTTGACTCCTACGTGGAGAACAAGGCCTTCCCGCGCGAGCTATGGCTTGCAGCGGGCGAGCAGGGGTTGCTGGGCCTCGGCATCCCGGAGGAGTACGGCGGCAGCGGCGCCGAGGACTTCCGGTTCGCGGCGGTGCTGGGGGAGGAGACCTCGAAGGTCGTCGCGGCCCTCAACAGCTGCTGGGGCATCCACTCGGACACGGTGGTGCCCTACTTCGTCGAGCTGGGCACCGAGGAGCAGAAGAAGCGCTGGCTGCCAGGTATCGCGTCGGGCGAGATCCTGTGTGCGATCGGGATGACGGAGCCGAGCGGGGGATCGGACCTGGCCGCGTTGAAGACCACCGCGGTCCGTGACGGGGACGAGTGGGTGATCAACGGCTCCAAGACGTTCATCACCAACGGCTACTCCGCCGACCTGGTCCTGGTCGCGGCCAAGACCAGCCCCGACAAGAAGGCGCGCGGGATCTCGCTCTTCGCGGTCGAGACCACCAAGGAGGGCTTCTCCCGCGGCCGCAAGCTCGATAAGGTCGGCCAGGAGGAGTCGGACACGGCAGAGCTGTTCTTCGACAACGTGCGGGTCACGGATGCGGAGCTCATCGGCGAGCTCGACCACGGCTTCATCCACATGATGCAGTGGCTCCCGCAGGAGCGACTCGGGTCCGCCATCAGCAATGTCGCTCATGCCAAGCAGATCCTTGAGGAGACGCTGGTCTACACCAAGGAGCGCGAGGCGTTCGGGCAACCTGTCGGAACCTTCCAGCACAACAAGTTCCTGCTCGCCGAGCTCTTCACCCAGATCGAGGTCGCGGAGGCATACGTCGACAAGTGCGTCATGGCCCACGTGCGGGGAGAGCTCACCGCCATCGATGCCGCGAAGGCCAAGTGGTGGGCAGCCCAGGCGCAGTCGGAGGTGCTCGACCGCTGCGTACAGCTGCACGGCGGCTACGGGTTCATGAACGAGTATCGCGTGGGTCGCGCTTGGCGGGACGCTCGGATCACGAAGATCTGGGCCGGCTCGAACGAGATCATGAAGGAGCTGATCGGGCGCGACCTCGGTCTGTGA
- a CDS encoding winged helix-turn-helix transcriptional regulator produces the protein MYNEMPPRVEYELTALGQTLRKPLAALGQWAEEHIETVLRARDEYDSR, from the coding sequence ATGTACAACGAGATGCCACCCCGCGTGGAGTACGAACTCACCGCCCTCGGCCAGACCCTGCGCAAGCCCCTCGCCGCGCTCGGGCAATGGGCCGAAGAGCACATCGAGACAGTCCTACGCGCCCGCGACGAATACGACAGCCGCTGA
- a CDS encoding amidase, with translation MPMERPTASALAQIAAAYGFDVSPDDLQHYRVAADESMAAWDLVELLYAEHVPAAPDRTWTHPSDDDNPLGAWYVQTEIQECNDGPLAGRRIVIKDNTSVAGVPMMNGSRMLEGFTPREDATVVSRLLRAGAVIVGKSVCEDLCMSAGSHTSKTGPVRNPWDPSRSTGGSSSGSGVLVATGEADMAVSGDQGGSIRIPAACLGVVGHKPTWGLVPYTGAVPVELTLDHLGPTARTVTDAAQMLTVIAGTDGLDPRQPSFLEPTDYAGRLDEGVAGLRVGVVTEGFGHANSEPEVDETVRAAVGFLRSAGTVAEEVSIPWHLHAAALFSVIAFEGALAQLVDGNTFGSGWKGRYDPELMSYYGSRRQRDPAAFSESLHLTMLAGRHARNTAHGRHYAMARNLEPTLSAAYDDALRHYDVLVMPTSPIRATPLPGPGAEIPEILARGTEMLANTAAFNVTGHPACSVPAGMAGGLPVGMMIIGRKFDDAAVLRVAHAFEAEVGGFQRWERTKDHA, from the coding sequence ATGCCGATGGAGCGGCCCACCGCGTCGGCCCTCGCCCAGATCGCCGCAGCCTACGGTTTCGACGTCTCGCCGGATGACCTGCAGCACTACCGTGTCGCGGCCGACGAATCGATGGCCGCATGGGACCTCGTCGAGCTGCTCTACGCCGAGCATGTGCCAGCAGCGCCGGACCGGACCTGGACCCATCCATCGGACGACGACAACCCGTTGGGGGCGTGGTATGTCCAGACTGAGATCCAGGAGTGCAATGACGGTCCGCTGGCTGGCCGGCGCATCGTCATCAAGGACAACACCAGCGTCGCGGGCGTACCCATGATGAACGGCTCGCGGATGCTCGAGGGTTTCACCCCTCGAGAGGACGCGACGGTGGTCTCCCGACTGCTGAGGGCCGGCGCCGTGATCGTGGGGAAGTCCGTGTGCGAAGACCTCTGCATGTCCGCGGGATCGCACACCAGCAAGACCGGTCCGGTGCGCAATCCCTGGGATCCGAGCCGCTCGACGGGGGGCTCGTCGAGCGGCAGTGGCGTGCTCGTCGCGACGGGCGAGGCCGACATGGCAGTGTCGGGCGACCAGGGAGGCTCCATCCGCATCCCGGCCGCATGCCTCGGCGTGGTCGGGCACAAGCCCACCTGGGGACTCGTGCCCTATACCGGCGCGGTGCCGGTCGAGCTCACGCTGGACCACCTCGGGCCCACGGCCCGGACGGTCACGGATGCTGCCCAGATGCTCACCGTGATCGCCGGAACCGATGGCCTCGACCCACGCCAGCCGTCCTTCCTGGAGCCGACCGACTATGCCGGACGGCTCGACGAAGGAGTGGCCGGCCTGCGGGTCGGAGTGGTCACTGAGGGTTTCGGACATGCCAACTCCGAGCCTGAGGTCGACGAGACGGTTCGTGCTGCTGTCGGATTCCTCCGATCAGCGGGAACGGTCGCGGAAGAGGTGTCCATCCCCTGGCACCTTCACGCCGCTGCGCTGTTCAGCGTCATTGCCTTCGAAGGCGCCCTCGCGCAGCTCGTCGACGGCAACACCTTCGGCTCTGGGTGGAAGGGCCGGTACGACCCCGAGCTGATGTCTTACTACGGCTCGCGGCGGCAGAGGGACCCCGCCGCGTTCTCCGAGTCGCTCCACCTGACGATGCTTGCCGGCCGCCACGCCCGCAACACTGCCCACGGCAGGCACTACGCGATGGCGCGTAACCTCGAGCCCACGCTTTCCGCCGCCTACGACGACGCCCTGCGTCACTATGACGTGCTGGTGATGCCGACGTCGCCGATTCGAGCGACGCCACTTCCGGGACCTGGCGCAGAGATTCCCGAGATCCTCGCTCGCGGTACCGAGATGCTCGCCAACACCGCCGCCTTCAACGTGACTGGCCACCCCGCGTGCTCAGTGCCCGCTGGCATGGCCGGGGGTCTGCCGGTAGGGATGATGATCATCGGCCGGAAATTCGACGACGCCGCTGTGCTCCGCGTCGCCCATGCTTTCGAAGCCGAGGTGGGCGGATTCCAGCGATGGGAACGAACGAAGGACCACGCATGA
- a CDS encoding isochorismatase family protein, which yields MSTPRRALIVVDVQQEYFDGILQIQSPSREQSLANILAALDTAERQDMPVVVVQHELPEGAPVFAVGSHSWSLRPEIERRLKPSWKRVTKDKGSVFAGTDVAAWLLEQEVDTITIVGFMTNNCDIATAVGAEELGLAAEILSDASGAIHLANEAGKVSADELHQALLVLLHSNFAAVASTKAWAEAVAAGAALPKSDLGTSAMQGRASFAG from the coding sequence GTGTCCACGCCCCGCCGCGCGCTGATCGTCGTCGACGTCCAGCAGGAGTACTTCGACGGCATCCTCCAGATCCAGTCCCCGTCACGCGAGCAGTCTCTTGCCAACATCCTGGCCGCGCTCGATACCGCGGAGCGCCAGGACATGCCCGTGGTCGTCGTCCAGCACGAGCTGCCCGAGGGCGCGCCGGTCTTCGCCGTCGGAAGCCACAGCTGGTCGTTGCGCCCCGAGATCGAGCGGCGCCTGAAGCCCTCCTGGAAGCGGGTGACCAAGGACAAGGGCAGCGTCTTCGCTGGCACCGACGTCGCCGCATGGCTGCTCGAGCAGGAGGTCGACACCATCACCATCGTCGGCTTTATGACCAACAACTGCGACATCGCCACAGCGGTGGGCGCCGAGGAGCTCGGCCTGGCTGCGGAGATCCTCTCTGATGCGAGCGGTGCGATCCACCTGGCCAACGAGGCGGGCAAGGTCTCCGCCGACGAGCTGCACCAGGCCCTGCTCGTGCTGCTGCACTCCAACTTCGCAGCGGTCGCCAGCACCAAAGCCTGGGCGGAGGCCGTCGCCGCTGGAGCCGCGCTGCCCAAGAGTGACCTCGGCACTTCCGCCATGCAGGGCCGCGCCTCCTTCGCCGGCTGA
- a CDS encoding nitrile hydratase accessory protein, with the protein MDELIGDLPGRSNDLAFDEPWELRAFALVVAAHEAGGYAWAEFQQELIASIREWEESADDTDASWSYYQHWVRALESVLAGRGAVDRNAVDRRTCDVLATPKNRNHHEPHYEPIAVDPARTTSIPEAP; encoded by the coding sequence GTGGACGAGCTGATCGGCGATCTCCCCGGCCGGTCCAACGATCTTGCGTTCGACGAGCCGTGGGAGCTGCGTGCCTTCGCGCTCGTGGTCGCCGCGCATGAGGCGGGTGGGTATGCCTGGGCCGAGTTCCAGCAGGAGCTCATCGCGTCCATTCGGGAGTGGGAGGAATCCGCCGACGACACCGATGCGTCGTGGTCGTACTACCAGCACTGGGTCCGGGCGCTCGAGTCAGTGCTGGCCGGGCGAGGGGCCGTCGACCGGAACGCTGTGGATCGACGGACGTGCGATGTCCTCGCCACCCCCAAGAACCGCAACCATCACGAACCGCATTACGAGCCGATCGCCGTCGACCCCGCGAGGACGACGTCGATCCCGGAGGCACCGTGA
- a CDS encoding TetR/AcrR family transcriptional regulator, with product MSDAMARAASTRGARRRAQTRSALIRAAQRLIAEKRTNAAILEITQLADVGMGSFYNHFESREQLFEAAVDDALELQGAYLDQLTTDLEDPAESFARSFRIIGRLHRHVPELSKVILSQGAALVTSDHGLAPRALRDIRAAVEAGRFSTSDPAAALLIAGGAALALAQHLHEHPEVDDAALTDTVTESLLLMLGLSADDARELVAHELPEVSGPLDDFPPKASAADDSTQ from the coding sequence GTGTCGGACGCGATGGCCAGGGCGGCGAGCACCCGAGGTGCCCGGCGCCGGGCGCAGACCAGGTCCGCCCTGATCAGGGCAGCCCAGCGGCTCATCGCCGAGAAGCGCACCAACGCCGCGATCCTCGAGATCACCCAGCTCGCGGACGTCGGAATGGGCTCGTTCTACAACCACTTCGAGAGCCGGGAACAGCTGTTCGAGGCCGCCGTCGACGACGCTCTCGAGCTGCAGGGCGCGTACCTCGACCAGCTCACGACCGACCTCGAGGACCCTGCCGAGTCGTTCGCACGGAGCTTTCGCATCATCGGGCGCCTGCACCGCCACGTCCCGGAGCTGAGCAAGGTGATCCTGTCGCAGGGAGCCGCGCTGGTCACGTCCGACCACGGCCTCGCTCCGCGCGCGCTGCGCGACATCCGCGCCGCTGTCGAGGCCGGCCGCTTCTCGACAAGCGATCCGGCTGCCGCACTGCTGATCGCCGGCGGCGCGGCGCTGGCCCTCGCCCAGCACCTCCACGAGCACCCCGAGGTCGACGACGCCGCCCTCACGGACACCGTGACCGAGTCACTGCTGCTGATGCTGGGGCTGAGCGCCGACGACGCCCGCGAGCTCGTCGCCCACGAGCTCCCCGAGGTCAGCGGGCCGCTCGACGACTTCCCGCCGAAGGCATCCGCCGCAGACGATTCGACTCAGTAG